TCGTGCATAACGGATGCATCGTACCACAATCCCGCGTAGGCATCGTCAATCATAACAAGGATATGGCACCCAGCGTCGGCACGCGCTACAATTGCGTCCACAATACGCTGCGCTTCCGTGCGGTTAATGGCGTAGCCGGTCGGGTTGTGTGGGAAATTCAGAAGAACCAGCAATTTTTCGCTGGTCGTGTCGGTGAGTATCTCACGAAAGCCGTGTGTGTTAAAAGCTCTTGTAGCGTTGAAAAACGGATAGGTTTGAAGGTCTGCTCCCGCTTTGGTTTGGAAAATAAGCCGATAGTTTCCCCAGATCTTGTCGGGGAGGATGAGCGTATCCCCACTGTCAACGAAAAGTTCGGCGAGTAGACTAAACCCGTGCGTCATACCACTCGTCACAATTGGTAGACTCAGTGCTGTCTCGGCGAGCGAAGGATTCTCTTTGAAAAGATGTGTTTTCCACGCCTCCCGTAATTCGGGTTGACCGAGTACGGGGGCATACCCGTAGATACCTTCCAACGGTAGTGTTGGCACGAGTTCGCGCGAAACAGGGAGATGCATTAGGTCATCTGCATGTTGTGAGAAGTCTTGTGCGATTGCGCGTGTGGCATTGAAACGGTGCGCTTTCGTATTCGCCTCTGCCGTTTGGCTTAAGATGCCTCTTGGTAGGTAGATGCGTTTTCCTAATTTGGAGAGAAGCGCGAAAACCGCTGGTGAGGCGGCGCGAACCTGTTCGTTCAACTCGGTTGCTATAGGATTTAAGTCTTGCATAGTTTCCAAAGCCGCGGAAAATATAATTGTTGAAGAATTGATAACGTTTAAGTATCTAACATATCAATAACAAGTGTATGACAGACCGCGTTTATAGTCGTAGATTCATTGCACATCCAACACCACAACATCATTCGTTAA
This region of Candidatus Poribacteria bacterium genomic DNA includes:
- a CDS encoding aminotransferase class I/II-fold pyridoxal phosphate-dependent enzyme, with the translated sequence MQDLNPIATELNEQVRAASPAVFALLSKLGKRIYLPRGILSQTAEANTKAHRFNATRAIAQDFSQHADDLMHLPVSRELVPTLPLEGIYGYAPVLGQPELREAWKTHLFKENPSLAETALSLPIVTSGMTHGFSLLAELFVDSGDTLILPDKIWGNYRLIFQTKAGADLQTYPFFNATRAFNTHGFREILTDTTSEKLLVLLNFPHNPTGYAINRTEAQRIVDAIVARADAGCHILVMIDDAYAGLWYDASVMHESLFGLLVGCHPNVVPVKIDGATKEEYAWGLRVAFISFGLGEVAMQPLEQKFSGLIRANTSGASQVSQTLILEAMKAPDYAKQKQRNYEILEARALKVKAVASDPKYAELWEVYPSHAGYFTCLNLKSGNAETVRQRLLEEHGIGTISLGETELRVAYSCLEESDVEIVFAVIAQVIEDGSM